One segment of Clavelina lepadiformis chromosome 2, kaClaLepa1.1, whole genome shotgun sequence DNA contains the following:
- the LOC143446690 gene encoding uncharacterized protein LOC143446690 produces the protein MADQVDSSSTSSNDTTSATERVTPNSEKNIGTINRTFRIPSHGESVLQALNKQRSGGEFCDVTVLVEHKRFSAHKCVLSANSEYFRSLLCTDNDGVFLRHVTASSFQAILDFMYTSRLQLEPNSVQNILTTAKFLQVKGVISICCRYLESQIRSLAKDLDGRKKKLKNPAVISVDAEVFKEKELPMLSTLQQQPQINYNSVTGTFGPAAPTAQNLIRGPHPQLFPFQKPPINSQSNGLNGPAYQRTTLPLVVHGQTSEMVHHDQRHHMLPWKNVHDPQQTQNPYGNNIHTNPTSYQIPFSIAHNQARQAPMMYSHGKYNPNHPLYTAQSTGGKGRRQHPQNRRKPNYGAGSTGYLPTRYRHR, from the exons CCGCATCCCATCTCATGGTGAAAGTGTTTTGCAG GCACTCAACAAGCAGCGAAGCGGTGGGGAGttttgtgacgtaaccgtTCTAGTTGAACACAAAAGATTCTCAGCTCATAAATGCGTACTATCAGCAAACAGTGAATACTTCAGGTCTTTACTTTGTACTGACAATGATGGTGTATTTCTTCGCCATGTCACCGCAAGCAGTTTTCAAGCAATTTTGGATTTTATGTACACGTCGAGATTGCAGTTGGAACCGAACTCTGTTCAGAACATTTTAACtacagcaaaatttttgcaagttAAAGGAGTAATCTCAATTTGCTGCAG gtaCCTTGAGTCTCAGATTCGATCATTAGCAAAAGATTTAGATGGTCGCAAGAAAAAGCTAAAAAATCCAGCAGTCATATCTGTTGATGCTGAAGTctttaaagaaaaagaattaCCAATGTTATCGACATTACAACAACAGCCGCAAATAAACTATAACTCAGTCACTGGTACTTTTGGACCTGCTGCTCCAACTGCGCAAAACCTCATAAGAGGTCCGCATCCACAATTATTCCCATTTCAAAAGCCTCCAATAAATTCACAGTCCAATGGTTTAAATGGCCCTGCTTACCAGAGAACAACTTTACCATTGGTCGTACATGGTCAAACATCTGAAATGGTTCACCATGATCAAAGGCATCACATGCTTCCATGGAAAAATGTGCATGACCCCCAGCAGACTCAAAATCCTTACGGAAATAACATTCATACGAATCCCACCAGTTACCAAATACCATTTAGTATTGCCCACAACCAAGCTAGACAAGCGCCGATGATGTATTCCCATGGCAAGTATAATCCCAACCATCCTTTATACACTGCGCAGTCGACTGGTGGGAAAGGAAGAAGACAACATCCACAAAATCGTAGGAAACCAAATTATGGTGCA gGTTCAACTGGTTATCTGCCAACACGCTACCGACATCGCTGA